Proteins from one Verrucomicrobiota bacterium genomic window:
- a CDS encoding FAD-dependent oxidoreductase: MKEVSKVKYDYLIVGQGIAGSLLALNLIGRGKRVLVVDDGHIHSASKVAAGLINPITGRRHVLTWRFLEFWKFLLEDYPKWETQLGSVFFYQKPLLRFLKTADEKTFFELKYNAGDFEGIDLEYPVKTDSLSGLLVEEAAYQLQQTGFVAQNEFILKTRTWLNKTGCLLEDTWSSLDFDRDPEGVRWKEYRASKVIFTQGFQNDSNPYFKDLPFRHAKGELLELEGPKLDGMPVLNRGKWLLPLSPGRFRAGATYDLKTTDLSVSLEGKEETLHALGELVDWEFKVIGQEAGVRPALHDFKPVVGRHPWYPELIIFNGLGSKGSLQAPLLAKELVDHLEDGSALHPDSDVDRFRKYL; this comes from the coding sequence TTGAAAGAAGTATCTAAAGTGAAGTATGATTATCTCATCGTCGGCCAAGGTATTGCCGGCAGTTTGCTCGCGCTAAATCTAATCGGTCGAGGGAAGCGCGTACTGGTGGTTGATGACGGGCACATCCATTCGGCTTCCAAAGTAGCTGCCGGGTTGATTAATCCCATAACCGGGCGAAGGCATGTTCTGACCTGGCGATTTCTGGAATTCTGGAAATTCCTTCTCGAAGATTATCCGAAATGGGAGACGCAGTTGGGGAGCGTGTTTTTTTATCAAAAACCGCTGCTTCGGTTTCTTAAGACCGCTGACGAGAAAACCTTTTTTGAGCTAAAATATAACGCGGGCGATTTTGAAGGAATTGATTTAGAGTATCCTGTAAAAACAGATTCGTTGTCTGGATTGCTGGTGGAAGAAGCAGCTTATCAACTTCAACAAACGGGTTTTGTGGCCCAGAATGAATTTATTCTAAAGACGAGGACGTGGTTGAATAAAACGGGGTGCTTGCTGGAGGATACCTGGAGTTCACTTGATTTTGATCGAGATCCTGAGGGAGTTCGATGGAAAGAATATCGAGCATCAAAGGTCATATTTACCCAAGGGTTTCAGAACGATTCGAATCCTTATTTCAAAGATTTGCCCTTCCGTCATGCGAAGGGGGAACTGTTGGAATTGGAGGGGCCAAAGCTAGATGGAATGCCCGTTTTGAATCGTGGGAAATGGCTTTTACCTCTTTCACCCGGTCGTTTTCGAGCGGGTGCGACCTACGATCTTAAAACTACAGATTTATCCGTTTCGCTGGAAGGGAAAGAAGAGACACTCCATGCGTTGGGTGAGCTCGTCGATTGGGAGTTTAAGGTGATTGGGCAAGAAGCCGGTGTGCGCCCGGCGCTGCACGATTTTAAACCGGTTGTCGGTCGGCATCCCTGGTATCCTGAGTTGATTATTTTTAATGGACTGGGTTCGAAGGGATCGCTTCAGGCCCCACTATTAGCTAAGGAATTGGTCGATCATCTGGAGGATGGTTCTGCGCTTCACCCTGACTCGGATGTGGATAGGTTTCGAAAGTATCTATGA
- a CDS encoding methyltransferase domain-containing protein gives MNPFSPVEVAHRFVGSLVSEGDHCIDATLGNGNDTVFLAQLVGISGHVLGFDVQETAVKNAQARLLGLQLQNVVTCHHGGHELIDSRLRSLGWDSIQLAMFNLGYLPGSDRSVITHSETTLVALRACLGALSPGGAISIVSYRGHAGGVDECNAIEEWFRILPRDEFFTVRYERWTKEKGITPVLFWLQRRT, from the coding sequence ATGAATCCATTCAGTCCAGTAGAAGTAGCGCATCGTTTTGTGGGATCCTTGGTTTCTGAAGGAGATCACTGCATCGATGCTACTTTAGGAAATGGAAATGATACGGTTTTCCTTGCCCAGCTTGTTGGAATTTCCGGGCACGTCCTTGGTTTCGATGTGCAGGAAACGGCTGTCAAGAATGCTCAAGCTCGGTTACTCGGACTTCAATTACAGAATGTCGTTACCTGTCATCATGGTGGTCATGAGTTAATTGACAGCAGGCTCAGGTCTCTCGGGTGGGATTCAATTCAACTGGCCATGTTCAATCTTGGTTACCTCCCCGGTTCTGATAGGTCAGTCATTACGCATAGTGAAACAACCTTGGTGGCTCTCCGGGCTTGTTTAGGTGCGCTTTCTCCAGGAGGCGCAATCTCGATTGTGTCCTATCGGGGGCATGCCGGAGGAGTTGATGAATGTAACGCGATTGAGGAGTGGTTCCGCATACTCCCGAGAGATGAATTCTTTACCGTGCGCTATGAACGATGGACAAAAGAAAAAGGGATAACTCCGGTATTATTTTGGCTACAGCGGCGGACCTAA
- a CDS encoding MFS transporter, producing MGLTLVIAIQVFDAPNEVKSLIAAANPMGLLLTPLTLGFFAWLHRPANIVASNLLFVAGLLMAAAAFAQNLNAYLILLILSAIFGVQALPMMAHMYAENYPPNKRGSYFSISFMFLGTATLVSSLVFGKLLDMDASNYTLILGTLGLAGIAMGISVRRIPSSAIHKDSTQNPLKNLAYAFTDWKFGIMLLSYTFVGLGNLMIIPLRIEYLLKPEYGIAASVTMVSWLILGLPAIIRFVSAKFWGRLFDSVDFMILRMAINAIQMVSIVIFFSTKNMWLLGFSTALNGFAMGGGTLSWNLWVTKFATKERTAG from the coding sequence TTGGGGCTGACTCTGGTAATTGCCATTCAGGTATTTGACGCGCCTAACGAAGTGAAGAGTCTGATCGCCGCCGCAAACCCAATGGGTCTCTTATTGACGCCGCTGACCCTGGGATTTTTTGCCTGGTTACATCGACCGGCCAATATTGTCGCCAGCAATTTGCTCTTTGTTGCAGGACTACTCATGGCTGCAGCAGCATTTGCACAGAACCTAAATGCCTATTTGATTCTGTTGATTCTCTCAGCCATTTTCGGGGTCCAAGCTCTTCCTATGATGGCCCATATGTACGCGGAGAATTATCCGCCCAATAAACGAGGGAGTTATTTTTCCATCAGCTTCATGTTCCTGGGGACGGCAACCCTAGTCTCCAGTTTGGTATTTGGTAAGCTCCTGGATATGGACGCTTCAAACTACACTCTGATACTCGGAACTCTGGGGCTGGCCGGTATCGCCATGGGAATTTCTGTCAGGCGGATTCCTTCCTCAGCGATCCACAAAGACTCCACTCAAAACCCGCTTAAAAACCTAGCCTATGCTTTTACCGATTGGAAATTCGGAATCATGCTGCTCAGTTATACCTTTGTAGGTTTGGGCAACCTTATGATTATTCCCTTGAGAATCGAATACCTGCTCAAGCCGGAGTACGGCATTGCTGCCAGTGTAACCATGGTCAGCTGGTTAATACTTGGGTTGCCTGCGATCATCCGATTTGTCTCCGCAAAATTCTGGGGAAGGTTATTCGACAGTGTCGATTTCATGATCCTTCGAATGGCCATCAACGCGATTCAGATGGTCTCCATAGTAATCTTCTTTTCGACCAAAAACATGTGGCTCCTTGGATTCTCCACTGCCCTCAATGGATTTGCGATGGGAGGCGGAACTTTGTCTTGGAATCTGTGGGTCACAAAATTTGCAACCAAAGAAAGAACAGCTGGATAA
- the uvrA gene encoding excinuclease ABC subunit UvrA — protein sequence MSKSTHLPPSIFIKGAAEHNLQRIDVTIPRGQLVVITGVSGSGKSSLAFDTLYAEGYRKYVDSLSVKARQLLEQIKRPEVEYIRGLSPVIAIEQRSGSGNNPRATVASVTEIADYARLLWSVLGEAHCPKDGGLIVRRTLEDCLKRIFEEPEGTRLMIVSPYLDQKLSLIREEIPKLKQRGFTRVRINGEVKSIDDLNLFPKGVSQIRLDLVIDRVVVNEDQRSRIADSLELAFREGEDRVILLFQSDKDEPWQEVALSQNLACSVCGEVYEPLTPRLFSHNHMEGACTTCDGLGKTLQFVPELLVPDVKKSVKKGALKAWRIGSKQMIIRRNALLKQLAEQVPFDPLTAWEDLSEEVRKLILWGSGEETYLFKLKRGNSKPQPVPFEGVIPELVRTAKDSSSDGYRARMVAYQISQTCEDCHGHRLNPVARNVFIEETSFDQFMAMPIEEAHAWVNQHLQGWGELKQFEEIVTGLNQRLEFVDEVGLGYLNLEREYRSLSGGESQRVRLATQLGMGLVGVVYVLDEPSIGLHPYDNEKLIQTLIELRDRGNAVVVVEHDEEMMKQADTLIELGPGAGIEGGHLTFYGTPEECMASTSSRTGPYLSGRLTVMKNSPTRLAGDRFVQIHQASEHNLKSIDAKFPVGLLSCVTGVSGSGKSTLVNDILASAAAFKLNRAKTIPGKHKKITGLEHFIQAVRVDQSPIGRSPRSNPATYIKLFDLLRQAFAQAPLSKIRGYKPARFSFNVKGGRCERCQGAGVIKLDMQFLADAYVECPSCRGQRYNRETLEVRFKGFTIADILNMSVREALEVFKNFPKVSRKLETLDAVGLGYIKLGQQATTLSGGEAQRIKLSLELSKTEQGASLYILDEPTTGLHWIDIQLLMDLLLKLRDNGNTVIIIEHNLDVINLADWMVDLGPGGGNQGGELIYEGPRSEIKNAKKSLTAKMLIASGKHV from the coding sequence ATGAGCAAGTCCACCCATCTTCCACCGTCTATTTTCATCAAAGGCGCTGCTGAGCACAATCTACAGCGCATTGATGTGACGATTCCGCGTGGACAATTGGTCGTGATAACCGGGGTAAGTGGATCCGGGAAATCTTCCTTGGCATTCGATACTCTGTATGCCGAGGGTTACCGAAAATATGTGGATAGTTTATCGGTGAAAGCCAGGCAGCTTCTGGAGCAAATCAAGCGGCCGGAAGTGGAATATATCCGAGGGCTGTCTCCGGTCATTGCGATCGAGCAGCGATCGGGATCCGGCAACAATCCTCGCGCAACGGTTGCCTCAGTAACCGAAATCGCCGATTATGCGCGCTTGCTTTGGTCTGTTCTGGGTGAGGCTCATTGTCCAAAAGACGGAGGTCTTATTGTGCGCCGCACATTGGAGGATTGTCTGAAGCGAATTTTTGAGGAACCTGAAGGTACCCGGTTGATGATCGTGTCTCCTTACCTCGATCAAAAACTCTCACTTATTCGGGAAGAGATTCCGAAACTTAAGCAGCGTGGGTTTACCCGAGTTCGCATCAATGGTGAGGTTAAATCGATTGATGATTTGAATCTTTTCCCCAAAGGCGTTTCTCAGATTCGATTGGATCTTGTGATTGACCGAGTCGTCGTAAATGAGGACCAGCGAAGCCGGATCGCCGACTCTCTGGAGCTCGCTTTTCGTGAAGGAGAGGATCGGGTTATTCTTTTGTTTCAGAGCGACAAAGATGAACCGTGGCAAGAAGTCGCGCTCAGTCAGAACCTTGCCTGTTCGGTATGCGGTGAAGTCTATGAACCTCTCACGCCGCGATTGTTTTCTCACAATCATATGGAAGGTGCTTGTACGACCTGCGATGGTCTTGGGAAGACCTTACAGTTTGTACCCGAACTATTGGTACCCGATGTAAAGAAATCAGTTAAGAAAGGTGCGTTGAAGGCATGGCGTATCGGATCAAAGCAAATGATTATTCGCCGCAATGCGCTTCTAAAACAGTTGGCCGAACAAGTACCCTTTGATCCCTTAACAGCTTGGGAGGATTTGAGTGAGGAGGTGCGAAAATTGATCCTATGGGGTTCTGGTGAAGAGACCTATTTATTTAAACTTAAACGGGGCAATTCGAAACCTCAACCCGTACCTTTTGAGGGAGTAATTCCTGAATTGGTAAGGACTGCCAAAGATTCCAGTAGCGATGGCTACCGTGCCCGGATGGTTGCTTACCAGATTAGTCAAACCTGTGAAGATTGCCATGGACACCGCCTCAATCCCGTCGCCCGGAATGTCTTTATTGAAGAAACAAGCTTTGATCAGTTTATGGCCATGCCTATTGAAGAAGCTCACGCCTGGGTGAACCAGCACTTACAAGGGTGGGGCGAGTTGAAACAGTTTGAAGAGATTGTCACCGGACTGAATCAACGCTTGGAGTTCGTTGATGAAGTGGGACTTGGGTACTTGAATCTGGAACGGGAATACAGGAGCCTGAGTGGTGGCGAGTCGCAGCGGGTCCGACTGGCGACTCAACTGGGTATGGGCCTGGTCGGGGTCGTTTACGTATTGGATGAGCCATCCATTGGGCTTCATCCGTATGACAATGAAAAGCTGATCCAGACACTCATTGAACTGCGCGACCGTGGAAATGCGGTGGTGGTAGTCGAACACGATGAAGAAATGATGAAGCAAGCTGATACTCTTATAGAGCTAGGTCCCGGTGCGGGTATCGAAGGAGGTCATCTCACTTTCTACGGAACGCCCGAGGAATGTATGGCCTCCACGTCTTCCCGGACGGGACCTTATCTATCGGGGAGGTTGACCGTGATGAAAAATAGTCCAACTCGCTTAGCGGGTGATCGTTTTGTTCAAATACATCAGGCGAGCGAACACAATTTAAAGTCGATCGATGCGAAATTCCCCGTGGGGTTGCTTTCTTGTGTGACGGGTGTTTCGGGATCGGGAAAATCCACCTTAGTAAACGACATACTCGCAAGTGCTGCGGCGTTTAAGTTGAACCGTGCAAAAACGATTCCCGGTAAGCATAAGAAAATTACCGGATTGGAGCATTTCATTCAGGCAGTTCGTGTAGACCAATCACCCATTGGTCGCTCACCACGATCAAATCCAGCGACCTACATCAAGTTGTTCGATTTACTCAGGCAGGCATTCGCCCAGGCCCCGCTGTCTAAAATCCGTGGGTACAAACCTGCCCGGTTTAGTTTCAATGTTAAAGGAGGCCGCTGCGAACGTTGTCAGGGTGCCGGTGTGATAAAACTGGACATGCAGTTCCTGGCCGATGCCTACGTCGAGTGTCCAAGCTGCCGTGGACAACGATACAATCGCGAGACGCTCGAAGTGCGATTCAAAGGATTTACTATTGCGGATATATTGAACATGTCGGTACGCGAAGCGCTCGAGGTGTTTAAGAATTTCCCAAAAGTCTCCCGTAAATTGGAAACTCTCGATGCGGTTGGTTTGGGTTATATCAAACTGGGTCAACAAGCGACAACTTTGTCCGGCGGTGAAGCTCAGCGGATTAAATTGTCTCTTGAGCTTAGTAAGACTGAGCAAGGAGCTTCGCTTTACATTCTTGATGAACCCACTACCGGCTTACATTGGATCGATATTCAGTTGCTCATGGATTTATTACTAAAGCTACGAGACAACGGGAATACGGTTATCATTATTGAGCACAATCTGGACGTTATCAATTTAGCTGATTGGATGGTAGACCTCGGCCCTGGTGGAGGTAATCAGGGAGGTGAATTGATTTATGAAGGGCCGCGGAGCGAAATTAAAAACGCCAAAAAATCTCTTACGGCAAAAATGCTTATCGCTTCCGGTAAACATGTTTAA
- a CDS encoding pyridoxal-phosphate dependent enzyme — MNDQLISEILLARQRVYALAPATPLQSLEIDLGFECFIKREDLSPINAYKWRGAFNRMSLLSEDELKRGVVTASAGNHAQGVALSAKKIGTHARIYMPLSTPKMKQLAVKRHGGDQVEVRLIGDSYDEAASEAKRVSAEEGLTYIHAYDDLHVMAGQGTIADEIAMSGKGPFDVVFLQIGGGGLAASIATWLKQIYPSIKIIGVEGEHQASMAAAVKAGKPVALDYVDVFCDGTAVKKAGDHTYPICRDVIDQFMTVTNDEVSAAIEVLWNTIRAIPEPSGAMGLAAAMKLKDDLQGKKVVTILCGANMDFHQLGNISNASGVGSATKRYFRFHIKEEPGELLRLLENGLDEFNIVDFQYGKTHETGSWPILGVEGGSEALKQLPDQLKSASILFENVTSSPDVVFRVIPFRSQIITNPYFFELEFPERKGALHDFLKSVSCSANICYFNYQYTGERVGRALIGFEFPNEDERQLFVEGMSSGHWQFRAFEEIPVEALRRIIG; from the coding sequence ATGAACGATCAACTGATAAGCGAAATTCTTCTGGCACGCCAACGAGTCTATGCCTTGGCTCCAGCGACGCCTTTGCAGTCGTTGGAAATTGATTTGGGTTTCGAATGTTTCATAAAGCGCGAAGATCTTTCGCCCATCAATGCATACAAATGGCGGGGTGCATTTAATCGGATGTCTCTTCTCAGCGAAGATGAACTTAAACGTGGCGTCGTAACTGCTTCAGCGGGAAATCATGCGCAAGGCGTGGCTCTGTCTGCTAAAAAGATCGGCACCCACGCACGCATCTACATGCCGCTCTCAACCCCAAAAATGAAGCAGCTGGCGGTCAAGCGACACGGGGGTGATCAGGTGGAAGTTCGTCTTATTGGAGATTCCTACGATGAAGCGGCGAGTGAAGCTAAACGTGTAAGTGCTGAAGAGGGGCTTACCTATATTCATGCATATGATGATCTCCATGTAATGGCTGGGCAGGGTACGATTGCCGACGAGATTGCCATGTCGGGAAAAGGTCCGTTCGACGTGGTATTTCTTCAAATTGGCGGCGGTGGTTTAGCTGCCTCGATTGCCACCTGGCTCAAACAAATTTATCCTTCCATCAAAATCATTGGAGTTGAAGGTGAGCACCAGGCTTCGATGGCCGCAGCGGTGAAAGCTGGGAAGCCCGTTGCTCTCGATTATGTAGATGTGTTTTGTGATGGCACCGCGGTTAAAAAGGCTGGCGATCATACGTACCCGATATGCCGTGACGTTATAGATCAGTTTATGACGGTGACGAACGATGAAGTAAGTGCCGCCATAGAAGTTTTGTGGAATACCATTCGTGCGATCCCGGAACCATCAGGTGCCATGGGATTAGCCGCAGCCATGAAGTTGAAGGATGATCTCCAGGGAAAAAAAGTGGTTACCATCCTTTGTGGTGCGAACATGGACTTCCATCAGCTGGGAAATATTTCGAATGCATCAGGCGTGGGATCTGCCACCAAACGTTATTTCCGTTTTCATATTAAAGAAGAACCGGGAGAATTGTTGCGCCTGCTTGAAAATGGCTTGGATGAGTTCAATATTGTGGACTTTCAATATGGGAAAACCCACGAGACCGGTTCCTGGCCTATTCTTGGAGTTGAAGGAGGAAGCGAAGCCCTGAAGCAGTTGCCCGATCAACTGAAAAGTGCGTCTATTCTTTTTGAGAATGTCACCTCTAGTCCGGACGTTGTATTTCGTGTTATTCCGTTTCGATCTCAAATAATAACGAATCCGTACTTTTTCGAGCTGGAATTTCCCGAGCGAAAAGGGGCCCTACACGACTTCCTGAAATCGGTGAGTTGCTCAGCGAATATTTGTTACTTCAACTACCAGTATACCGGTGAACGGGTAGGCCGTGCTTTGATCGGTTTTGAATTTCCGAATGAGGATGAACGGCAATTATTTGTCGAAGGCATGAGCTCCGGCCATTGGCAATTTAGGGCCTTTGAGGAGATCCCGGTTGAAGCATTGAGGAGAATAATCGGGTAG
- a CDS encoding glutaredoxin family protein, giving the protein MNKLPILYIKPGCPWCNQAQAFFGQHGVAVDVKDVRSNKGAMQQMIESSAQALTPTFEYNDFVVADFSTDEFLDALEQRPDIKSQLGLGEEDDF; this is encoded by the coding sequence ATGAACAAATTACCGATTCTATACATAAAGCCAGGTTGTCCATGGTGTAATCAAGCGCAGGCCTTTTTTGGTCAACACGGCGTTGCAGTCGATGTAAAAGATGTGCGCTCGAACAAAGGGGCGATGCAGCAAATGATTGAAAGCAGTGCGCAAGCGCTCACTCCGACATTTGAATACAATGACTTTGTGGTCGCGGATTTTTCGACAGATGAGTTTTTGGATGCACTTGAACAAAGGCCTGATATAAAATCTCAACTGGGGCTGGGAGAAGAGGACGACTTTTAA
- a CDS encoding M23 family metallopeptidase, whose protein sequence is MQIKPLLVTGLISLAMSLSVWAKLNVVWPTDHPPHDMKDSFFSRLQPTESKEIQSGNFGCVRTNGDQFHEGIDLRSLTRDKSGEPTDIVRSVLPGVVIYTNVNRSKSSYGRYIIIEHFDSEMSFFSLYAHLASIDKGIARGALVEGGQRIAVMGRSASYTIPKNRAHLHFEICLRLSDNFQNWYSWKKFETKNDHGIFNGMNLVGIDPANFFEETQWNQVDQIRRVLEREKTAFTVMVSTNTVPDFVRRYPALVEGKISEETLAGWRVEFTYYGAPKKWTPLVSKSGQISEGKLELVDYDKSLVSVDACREMLRFKNGKPIIGPGLQTSLQLLFGFR, encoded by the coding sequence ATGCAGATAAAACCTTTATTAGTGACCGGATTGATCTCCCTTGCAATGAGCCTGTCTGTGTGGGCGAAGCTGAATGTCGTGTGGCCTACCGACCATCCACCTCATGATATGAAGGACTCCTTCTTTTCCCGGTTGCAGCCAACCGAATCTAAAGAGATTCAATCCGGGAATTTTGGCTGTGTCCGCACAAACGGCGATCAGTTTCATGAAGGAATTGATTTGCGATCGTTGACCCGAGACAAAAGTGGAGAGCCTACCGATATTGTTCGATCTGTCCTGCCCGGCGTAGTTATTTACACGAATGTCAATCGTAGTAAATCGAGTTATGGGCGGTACATTATTATCGAGCATTTCGATTCTGAAATGAGTTTCTTCTCACTGTACGCTCACCTCGCTTCGATCGATAAAGGGATAGCGCGCGGAGCTTTGGTCGAAGGAGGTCAGCGTATCGCAGTGATGGGGCGGTCGGCGTCGTATACGATTCCAAAAAATCGTGCCCATTTACACTTCGAGATTTGCCTGCGCCTTTCCGACAACTTTCAAAATTGGTATTCGTGGAAAAAATTCGAAACCAAAAACGACCACGGGATTTTTAACGGCATGAATCTGGTAGGAATTGATCCGGCCAACTTCTTTGAAGAAACCCAATGGAATCAGGTCGACCAAATCCGTCGGGTTCTTGAGCGGGAAAAAACCGCTTTCACAGTTATGGTATCTACGAACACCGTACCTGATTTTGTTCGTCGTTATCCGGCTTTGGTTGAAGGAAAAATTTCAGAGGAAACCCTCGCTGGCTGGAGAGTGGAATTTACCTACTATGGAGCACCCAAGAAATGGACACCATTGGTTTCCAAAAGCGGTCAAATTTCTGAAGGAAAACTTGAACTGGTCGATTACGATAAATCCCTGGTTTCGGTCGACGCATGCCGGGAAATGCTTCGCTTTAAAAATGGTAAACCCATCATCGGTCCCGGTTTGCAAACATCCCTACAACTTCTGTTTGGGTTTAGGTAG
- a CDS encoding DUF6236 family protein: MKRGVIAQPGVISRHQGSFTLERSISKEEIGYLLLYWDQVVIPGNNLVYIGIPGENDPSVSDVLKRPLINFSGSYSGDMVTDAVLACQSIVAQNLFKDVDTDWSIHQYGDEFILPPDSSSKRDYLKASICSALPAPHEDVSYNEILEFKEKRMDELGRLHNLVDELYIDVLKSPDEDLAAKKVFLN, from the coding sequence ATGAAGCGTGGAGTAATAGCACAGCCGGGAGTCATTAGTCGGCATCAAGGCAGTTTCACACTGGAACGCAGCATATCTAAGGAGGAAATTGGATATTTACTACTATATTGGGACCAAGTCGTAATCCCGGGAAACAATTTGGTTTATATAGGAATTCCAGGAGAAAATGATCCTTCTGTATCGGATGTTTTGAAACGTCCCCTTATAAATTTCTCTGGAAGTTATTCTGGAGATATGGTGACTGATGCAGTTCTAGCGTGCCAATCGATTGTAGCACAAAATCTATTTAAAGATGTAGATACAGATTGGAGTATTCATCAATACGGAGACGAATTTATCTTACCTCCAGATTCGTCATCAAAAAGAGACTACTTGAAAGCTTCAATTTGCTCCGCCCTTCCAGCGCCTCATGAAGATGTCTCTTACAATGAGATTCTGGAGTTTAAAGAAAAGAGAATGGATGAATTGGGTAGATTGCACAATCTAGTGGACGAGCTCTACATAGATGTCCTCAAAAGTCCGGACGAAGATTTAGCAGCTAAAAAAGTGTTTCTGAATTAG
- a CDS encoding AI-2E family transporter, whose protein sequence is MSDPSSPTPLLTSYQKKIVATAITGLALALILFLVLGIFTTVGRFLSTFSSVIWPVAVATILTLLLKPLVQTFQRWLKLNRVFAIVLLYSLIVLVLLGLALLVVPRLVIQAISLFESIPEVYQRLISHLNETAPGWQAVVESHISTENLNQFSEQLVAIGKKLLNASGGAIKVFGQGVAGILGWGIALAIIPVYLFFFLQFEEDAVPRLRDFLPFLNKEHQDDVLFLVREFVGMIVAFFRGQILIALIMGLLMGIGFTLAGLKSGFLIGLSIGLLNLIPYLGSMLGVAIALPLAYFQPDGGFIVLLWVVAVMIAVQLIEGWILTPKIMGNQTGLHPVVIIFSVFFWGIALNGLLGMILAIPLSAFIVTFWRLARAKYIPLLLNSSDEESTG, encoded by the coding sequence ATGAGTGACCCATCTTCGCCTACTCCACTTCTCACTTCTTACCAAAAAAAGATAGTAGCCACAGCCATTACCGGCTTGGCCCTCGCTTTGATTCTATTCCTCGTCCTGGGCATATTCACAACGGTTGGAAGATTCCTTTCCACTTTTTCATCAGTAATTTGGCCCGTCGCAGTTGCGACCATCCTGACCCTGCTGCTTAAGCCCCTGGTTCAGACTTTTCAAAGATGGTTAAAACTCAATCGGGTTTTCGCCATCGTGCTTCTATACAGTTTGATCGTCCTGGTTCTTCTCGGTCTTGCCCTGCTGGTTGTTCCCCGATTGGTAATACAGGCAATCAGTCTCTTTGAATCGATTCCAGAAGTTTACCAAAGGCTGATTTCGCACCTGAACGAAACTGCGCCGGGTTGGCAGGCCGTTGTTGAGTCGCATATCAGCACGGAGAACCTGAACCAATTTAGCGAACAACTGGTTGCAATAGGAAAGAAACTCTTAAATGCCTCGGGTGGAGCCATCAAAGTATTCGGCCAAGGCGTCGCCGGTATTCTGGGCTGGGGCATCGCACTGGCCATCATCCCGGTTTATCTTTTCTTTTTCCTCCAGTTCGAAGAAGACGCAGTTCCTCGCCTGCGCGACTTTCTGCCCTTCCTGAATAAAGAACATCAGGACGATGTGCTTTTCCTGGTTCGGGAGTTTGTCGGCATGATTGTCGCTTTTTTCCGCGGCCAAATCCTGATTGCTCTGATCATGGGCCTTCTGATGGGGATCGGGTTTACCCTCGCTGGTCTAAAATCCGGTTTCCTTATCGGCCTTTCGATCGGCCTGCTTAACTTGATACCCTACCTCGGTTCAATGCTTGGCGTAGCCATTGCTCTGCCACTCGCCTACTTCCAGCCCGATGGAGGATTTATAGTACTACTTTGGGTGGTGGCCGTGATGATTGCCGTGCAGCTCATAGAAGGTTGGATCCTTACTCCCAAAATCATGGGTAACCAAACAGGCCTGCACCCGGTCGTGATCATCTTCTCCGTATTTTTCTGGGGCATCGCACTGAATGGACTCCTGGGAATGATTTTGGCGATCCCACTTTCAGCTTTCATTGTAACTTTCTGGCGACTCGCCCGTGCCAAATACATTCCGCTGCTCCTCAATAGCAGTGACGAAGAATCGACGGGGTAG